One Corynebacterium tuberculostearicum DNA window includes the following coding sequences:
- a CDS encoding transglycosylase — protein sequence MQTLKTFNLNATKALIVISIIVVLLWALPYLLRNDSSAVGPAGFYWDFVAILLWGIYCAFAATEYRALRGLGIRPRKWLASMHATLWLGSLSFGAVAWAIYYIARQGGDDIFPSWVVTSSVFGTRPILSYIATYGSFACGHLLVGYIGALIGSVVSSANQSSLLARILFIIGIIVGLALANGLLITLIEAFGEMRIGAPWPGLFFFTGLSIVICSAGIHFIARRIQP from the coding sequence ATGCAGACACTCAAGACCTTTAATCTCAACGCCACCAAGGCGCTCATCGTCATAAGCATCATCGTCGTGTTGCTGTGGGCCCTGCCCTACTTATTGAGGAATGACTCCTCGGCAGTGGGTCCAGCAGGGTTTTACTGGGACTTTGTAGCGATCCTTCTCTGGGGAATCTACTGCGCTTTCGCTGCAACCGAGTATCGTGCTTTGCGCGGTTTAGGAATAAGACCTCGCAAATGGCTCGCCAGCATGCATGCAACATTGTGGTTAGGCTCACTTAGTTTCGGTGCTGTAGCCTGGGCTATCTATTACATCGCACGGCAGGGCGGGGACGATATTTTTCCTTCCTGGGTTGTTACCTCCAGCGTATTCGGCACACGTCCCATTCTTAGCTACATAGCCACGTACGGCAGCTTCGCCTGCGGTCACCTGCTGGTCGGATATATTGGCGCGCTCATAGGGTCGGTGGTAAGTAGCGCCAATCAAAGCTCCCTCCTAGCGCGGATTCTGTTCATCATCGGCATTATTGTGGGCCTTGCTCTAGCAAATGGTCTCCTGATTACCCTTATCGAGGCTTTCGGGGAAATGAGAATTGGCGCCCCCTGGCCCGGCCTATTCTTCTTCACGGGCTTAAGCATCGTCATTTGCTCGGCTGGCATCCACTTCATTGCGCGGCGCATCCAGCCTTAA
- a CDS encoding NAD(P)H-quinone dehydrogenase — MLNQTKRIVIIGGGPAGYEAALAGAKYGAEITIIEDQGMGGNSVILDCVPSKSFIAGANIKTDLRRAEDMKLNEGIGQADLSLTALNKRVLDLASNQSSDIRATVESLGARVIDGRGYFPEDQEADAFGGHKVTAVFNEDGHEETIDADLVLVATGATPRILPGAQPDGERILTWQQVYNLTELPEHLIVVGSGVTGAEFVSAFAELGVKVTMVASRDRILPHDDADAADVLETVLSERGVELEKNCRVETVNRTEDGNVLVTTQDGREITGSHVIMSIGSIPNTQDLKLENVGVETAKSGHIQVDRVSRTNIAGIYAAGDCSDLFPLASVAAMQGRVAMYHALGEGVSPLRLKTVANAVFTRPEIAAVGFTQAEIEAGEVAARTITMPLNTNPRAKMRSLQHGFVKLFCRATSGRVIGGVIVAPTASELILPIAMAVTNQLTVNQLADSFAVYPSLSGTITEAARRLVAHDDLE; from the coding sequence GTGTTGAACCAGACCAAGCGAATCGTCATCATCGGCGGTGGCCCAGCAGGCTATGAGGCCGCGTTGGCAGGCGCCAAATATGGTGCAGAAATCACCATTATTGAAGACCAAGGCATGGGCGGTAATAGCGTTATCTTGGACTGCGTTCCTTCCAAGTCCTTTATCGCCGGCGCCAATATTAAGACCGACCTGCGCCGCGCCGAGGATATGAAGCTCAACGAGGGCATTGGCCAAGCCGACCTATCGCTCACCGCGCTAAATAAGCGTGTGCTGGACCTGGCAAGCAACCAGTCCTCCGATATCCGCGCCACGGTGGAATCCCTAGGCGCTCGCGTTATCGATGGCCGTGGTTACTTCCCAGAGGATCAGGAAGCCGATGCCTTCGGCGGCCACAAGGTTACCGCCGTATTTAACGAGGACGGCCACGAGGAAACCATCGACGCTGACCTCGTCCTGGTAGCTACCGGCGCGACCCCACGCATTCTGCCGGGCGCGCAGCCAGACGGCGAGCGCATCCTCACCTGGCAGCAGGTATACAACCTCACCGAGCTTCCTGAGCACCTCATCGTCGTCGGCTCTGGCGTGACCGGCGCCGAGTTCGTCTCCGCCTTCGCTGAGCTGGGCGTGAAGGTCACCATGGTTGCCTCCCGTGACCGCATCTTGCCGCATGACGACGCCGACGCGGCCGACGTCCTCGAGACCGTGCTGAGCGAGCGCGGTGTGGAACTGGAAAAGAATTGCCGCGTGGAAACCGTTAACCGCACCGAGGACGGCAACGTCCTGGTCACCACGCAGGACGGCCGCGAAATCACCGGCTCCCACGTCATTATGTCCATCGGCTCCATCCCGAATACCCAGGACCTCAAGCTGGAGAATGTCGGCGTAGAAACCGCCAAGTCCGGCCACATTCAGGTCGACCGCGTCTCCCGCACCAATATCGCCGGCATCTACGCCGCGGGCGACTGCTCCGACCTTTTCCCGCTGGCTTCCGTCGCCGCAATGCAGGGCCGCGTGGCCATGTACCACGCCTTGGGTGAGGGCGTGTCCCCGCTGCGCCTGAAGACCGTGGCCAACGCCGTCTTCACGCGCCCAGAGATCGCAGCCGTAGGCTTTACCCAGGCAGAAATCGAGGCCGGTGAGGTCGCCGCCCGCACCATCACCATGCCGCTGAACACCAACCCGCGTGCGAAGATGCGCTCGCTGCAGCACGGCTTTGTCAAGCTCTTCTGCCGCGCCACCTCCGGACGAGTTATTGGCGGCGTCATCGTCGCGCCGACCGCCTCCGAGCTCATCCTGCCTATCGCCATGGCCGTAACCAACCAGCTCACAGTGAACCAGCTGGCCGACTCCTTCGCCGTATACCCGTCCCTGTCGGGCACCATCACCGAGGCTGCGCGACGCCTCGTTGCCCACGACGATCTGGAGTAA